A part of Cryptosporangium aurantiacum genomic DNA contains:
- a CDS encoding sugar ABC transporter substrate-binding protein, whose amino-acid sequence MKKFAVAGVIVGLFLAVAGCSGTGQEEGPDEASDLDLTYAVVTHGAPGDAFWDRVKSGAERAGKDYGVKVEYSSDPDPAKQSQLIDGAVADKVDGVIVSMANPDGLEQSVKNAVAAGVPVITINSGIEKWQEFGALTHIGQSEQIAGAAVGTRLKAAGWKNALCVIQEAGNVGLEERCKAVTSTMGGKVTNLQVDGTDDNAVQATITSKLQADKTIDGVLTLGGQYAIDAVAAVEQSGSSAKVATFDLSQDVITNIKSGKIEFAVDQQPFVQGYAAVTALYLKSINGNDFGGGQPVYSGPAFITKENADAVGEFAAKGTR is encoded by the coding sequence ATGAAGAAGTTCGCCGTCGCCGGAGTGATCGTCGGCCTGTTCCTCGCCGTCGCCGGGTGCAGTGGCACCGGCCAGGAGGAAGGCCCTGACGAAGCGAGCGACTTAGACCTGACGTATGCGGTCGTCACGCACGGCGCCCCCGGTGACGCGTTCTGGGACCGGGTGAAGTCCGGTGCCGAACGTGCCGGAAAGGACTACGGGGTGAAGGTCGAGTACTCCTCCGACCCCGACCCGGCCAAGCAGTCCCAGCTCATCGACGGTGCGGTCGCCGACAAGGTCGACGGCGTCATCGTCTCGATGGCCAACCCCGACGGCCTCGAGCAGTCCGTGAAGAACGCGGTCGCCGCGGGCGTCCCGGTGATCACGATCAACTCTGGCATCGAGAAGTGGCAGGAGTTCGGCGCGCTGACCCACATCGGACAGAGCGAGCAGATCGCGGGCGCCGCGGTCGGCACCCGGCTCAAGGCCGCCGGCTGGAAGAACGCGCTGTGCGTGATCCAGGAGGCGGGCAACGTCGGTCTGGAGGAGCGCTGCAAGGCGGTCACCTCCACGATGGGCGGCAAGGTGACGAACCTGCAGGTCGACGGCACCGACGACAACGCGGTCCAGGCGACGATCACGTCCAAGCTGCAGGCCGACAAGACCATCGACGGCGTCCTCACGCTCGGCGGCCAGTACGCGATCGACGCGGTCGCCGCGGTGGAGCAGTCGGGTAGCTCGGCCAAGGTCGCCACGTTCGACCTCTCGCAGGACGTCATCACGAACATCAAGTCCGGCAAGATCGAGTTCGCGGTCGACCAGCAGCCGTTCGTGCAGGGCTACGCGGCGGTCACCGCGCTGTACCTGAAGAGCATCAACGGCAACGACTTCGGTGGCGGCCAGCCGGTCTACTCCGGCCCGGCGTTCATCACCAAGGAGAACGCCGACGCGGTGGGCGAGTTCGCGGCCAAGGGAACCCGCTGA
- a CDS encoding GntR family transcriptional regulator, translating into MHPHTHITLDRSSPVPLYFQVAEQLEEAILTGTLGAGERIGNEVALAADLGLSRPTMRQAIQVLVDKGLLVRKRGVGTQVVAGRVHRPLGLTSLYDDLMKAGQRPRTVVLKMDVVYPDDQVRAELRLADDAQVWYLERLRSVGSDPLAHMTNYLPTDVVDLAAVDLGETGLYEAMRRAGVVMRVGRQRISARRAEAAEARMLGESEGAPLLTMERTTYDDAGRAVEYGTHAYRPDRYSFESTLVDR; encoded by the coding sequence ATGCACCCGCACACCCACATCACGCTCGACCGGAGCAGCCCGGTCCCGCTCTACTTCCAGGTCGCCGAGCAGCTCGAAGAGGCGATCCTCACCGGCACGCTGGGGGCCGGTGAGCGGATCGGCAACGAAGTGGCGCTCGCCGCCGACCTCGGACTGTCCCGTCCTACCATGCGCCAGGCCATCCAGGTGCTGGTCGACAAGGGACTGCTGGTGCGCAAGCGCGGTGTCGGCACCCAGGTCGTGGCCGGCCGGGTGCATCGCCCGCTGGGGCTGACCAGCCTCTACGACGACCTGATGAAGGCCGGCCAGCGGCCGCGGACGGTCGTGCTGAAGATGGACGTCGTCTACCCGGACGACCAGGTGCGGGCGGAGCTGCGCCTGGCCGACGACGCCCAGGTCTGGTACTTGGAACGGCTGCGCTCGGTCGGCTCCGACCCGCTCGCGCACATGACGAACTACCTGCCGACCGACGTCGTCGACCTGGCGGCGGTCGACCTCGGCGAGACCGGGCTGTACGAGGCGATGCGCCGGGCCGGCGTGGTGATGCGGGTGGGCAGGCAGCGGATCAGCGCCCGCCGCGCCGAGGCCGCCGAGGCGCGGATGCTCGGCGAGTCCGAGGGTGCGCCGCTACTCACGATGGAGCGCACGACCTACGACGACGCCGGCCGCGCGGTCGAGTACGGCACCCATGCGTACCGCCCCGATCGTTACTCATTCGAGTCCACGCTGGTGGACCGTTGA
- a CDS encoding Cgl0159 family (beta/alpha)8-fold protein: MARSAFADSLAEVTEIRAREPGRVAALLAARRKRATLPADGRLMLVACDHPARGALAVRGRADAMADRADMLARLRTAIDRPGVDGLLATADVLEDLLLLGALEDKVVVASMNRGGLAGSAFELDDRMTAYDVQGTIDAGFNGAKMLLRVDLDDAASVTTLESCARAITDLSRAGLLAMVEPFLSRRVDGKVVNDLSPDAVIRAVHIAQGLGASSAYTWMKLPVVKDMARVMTATTLPTLLLGGDPTGHPDETYAEWAKALALPSVRGLVVGRALLYPPDDDVVAAVDTAVSLVRAAA, encoded by the coding sequence ATGGCCCGAAGCGCTTTCGCTGACAGCCTGGCCGAGGTGACCGAGATCCGCGCCCGCGAGCCGGGCCGGGTCGCTGCTCTGCTGGCCGCCCGCCGCAAGCGCGCGACGCTGCCCGCCGACGGCCGCCTGATGCTGGTCGCCTGCGACCACCCGGCGCGGGGTGCGCTGGCGGTGCGTGGGCGGGCGGACGCGATGGCCGACCGCGCCGACATGCTGGCGCGATTACGCACCGCGATCGACCGGCCCGGCGTCGACGGGCTGCTCGCCACCGCGGACGTGCTCGAGGACCTGCTGCTGCTCGGCGCGCTCGAGGACAAGGTCGTCGTCGCGTCGATGAACCGCGGCGGGCTGGCCGGAAGCGCGTTCGAGCTCGACGACCGGATGACCGCCTACGACGTCCAGGGCACGATCGACGCCGGGTTCAACGGCGCGAAGATGCTGCTGCGCGTCGACCTGGACGACGCAGCCTCGGTCACCACGCTGGAGTCCTGCGCCCGGGCGATCACCGACCTGAGCCGCGCCGGGCTGCTCGCGATGGTCGAGCCGTTCCTGTCCCGGCGGGTCGACGGCAAGGTCGTCAACGACCTCTCCCCCGACGCGGTGATCCGGGCCGTGCACATCGCCCAGGGGCTCGGCGCGTCCAGCGCCTACACCTGGATGAAGCTGCCGGTGGTCAAGGACATGGCCCGGGTGATGACCGCGACCACGCTGCCGACGCTGCTGCTCGGCGGCGACCCGACCGGGCACCCCGACGAGACGTACGCGGAGTGGGCGAAGGCGCTCGCACTGCCGTCGGTACGCGGTCTGGTCGTGGGGCGGGCGCTGCTGTACCCGCCCGACGACGACGTGGTCGCCGCGGTCGACACCGCGGTCTCGCTGGTGCGGGCGGCGGCATGA
- the iolB gene encoding 5-deoxy-glucuronate isomerase — protein MNDWFRPAGSAAADGFDVVVTPQNAGWGYSSLRVLTLDSSREITTGPEEMLVVPLAGGLTVTVGDESFRLEGRSDVFAGPSDFAYLPINTSAHLHADATARVALCGARTERVLPFRYGPADAVPVELRGAGNASRLVRNFGTVGAFETGALIACEVLTPAGNWSSYPAHKHDEATDTESELEEIYYFEIGSGPAGEPGFGYHRTSTSARGEIDVLAEVRDRDVALVPYGWHGPCIAAPGFDMYYLNVMAGPGAERAWLISDHPDHAWVRGTWTDQPIDPRLEGRR, from the coding sequence ATGAACGACTGGTTCCGTCCGGCGGGGTCGGCCGCGGCCGACGGGTTCGACGTGGTCGTCACACCGCAGAACGCGGGGTGGGGGTACTCGTCGCTGCGGGTGCTCACGCTCGACTCGTCCCGGGAGATCACGACCGGGCCGGAAGAGATGCTGGTGGTTCCGCTCGCGGGCGGTCTGACCGTCACGGTCGGCGACGAGTCGTTCCGACTCGAGGGGCGCTCGGACGTGTTCGCGGGCCCGAGCGACTTCGCCTACCTGCCGATCAACACGTCTGCGCACCTGCATGCGGACGCCACGGCGCGGGTCGCGCTGTGTGGGGCGCGCACCGAGCGGGTGCTGCCGTTCCGGTACGGGCCCGCGGACGCTGTTCCCGTCGAGTTGCGCGGTGCGGGCAACGCGAGCCGCCTGGTACGCAACTTCGGCACGGTCGGCGCGTTCGAGACCGGGGCCCTGATCGCCTGCGAGGTGCTCACCCCGGCCGGCAACTGGTCCAGCTACCCCGCGCACAAGCACGACGAGGCGACCGACACCGAGTCCGAACTCGAGGAGATCTACTACTTCGAGATCGGGTCGGGGCCGGCCGGCGAACCCGGCTTCGGTTACCACCGCACGAGCACCTCGGCGCGCGGCGAGATCGACGTCCTGGCCGAGGTCCGCGACCGCGACGTCGCGCTGGTGCCGTACGGCTGGCACGGCCCGTGCATCGCGGCGCCCGGATTCGACATGTACTACCTCAACGTCATGGCCGGTCCCGGCGCCGAGCGCGCCTGGCTGATCTCCGACCACCCGGACCACGCCTGGGTTCGCGGAACCTGGACCGACCAACCCATCGACCCCCGGCTGGAGGGCAGGCGATGA
- the iolD gene encoding 3D-(3,5/4)-trihydroxycyclohexane-1,2-dione acylhydrolase (decyclizing): protein MSETSGTIRLTVAQATVRFLSVQYSERDGVQQRLIAGCFGIFGHGNVAGLGQALLQAELDDPEQLPYILGRNEQAMVHTAVAYARMKDRLQTYAVSTSIGPGATNMVTGAALATVNRLPVLLLPADTFADRSAAPLLQELEVPWSGDVTVNDAFRPVSKYFDRVHRPEQLPSALLSAMRVLTDPAETGAVTVCFPQDVQAQAYDWPVEFFARRVWRVARPLPEQADLDDVATLIRGARRPLIVAGGGVGYSGASDALARFCAATGVPVGLTQAGKGALPFDHEQCLGAIGSTGTTAANAIARDADLVIGIGTRYSDFTTASRTAFAADGVRFVNVNVAPIDAVKHAGVAVRADARETLDALLPLVVGYAVDPEYREQYTRLDADWNARVRQAYDADELTQSAVIGAVNDLSDPRDVVVCAAGSMPGDLHKLWQVRDPKGYHVEYGYSCMGYEIAGGLGVALACPDRDVFVLVGDGSYLMMATELVTALQEGLKVIVVLVQNYGFASIGALSESLGSQRFGTRYRYRTKTGRLDGDLLAIDLAANAASLGVDVVRVTDRAGLADAIAAAKASPASTVIHVETDPLAGGAPDSESWWDVPVSEVSSLESTRTAYQTYTEHKATQRPYLRPSKDLS from the coding sequence ATGAGCGAGACGAGCGGGACGATTCGGCTAACGGTCGCCCAGGCGACCGTGCGGTTCCTCAGCGTCCAGTACTCCGAACGCGACGGCGTGCAGCAGCGGCTGATCGCCGGGTGCTTCGGCATCTTCGGCCACGGCAACGTGGCCGGGCTCGGCCAGGCGCTGCTCCAAGCCGAACTCGACGATCCGGAGCAGCTCCCGTACATCCTCGGGCGCAACGAACAGGCGATGGTGCACACCGCGGTCGCGTATGCCCGGATGAAGGACCGGCTGCAGACCTACGCGGTCAGCACGAGCATCGGCCCCGGCGCGACGAACATGGTCACCGGCGCCGCGCTGGCGACCGTCAACCGGCTGCCGGTGCTGCTGCTGCCCGCCGACACGTTCGCCGACCGCTCCGCCGCCCCGCTGCTGCAGGAGCTCGAGGTTCCCTGGTCCGGCGACGTCACGGTCAACGACGCGTTCCGGCCGGTCTCGAAGTACTTCGACCGGGTGCACCGCCCGGAGCAGCTCCCGAGCGCGCTGCTGTCCGCGATGCGCGTGCTCACCGACCCGGCCGAGACCGGCGCGGTCACGGTCTGCTTCCCGCAGGACGTCCAGGCGCAGGCCTACGACTGGCCGGTCGAGTTCTTCGCCCGCCGCGTGTGGCGGGTGGCTCGCCCACTACCCGAACAAGCCGATTTGGACGACGTGGCGACGCTGATCCGCGGCGCACGCCGCCCGCTGATCGTGGCCGGCGGCGGGGTCGGGTACTCCGGTGCCTCCGACGCGCTCGCCCGGTTCTGCGCGGCCACCGGGGTCCCGGTCGGGCTCACCCAGGCCGGCAAGGGCGCACTGCCGTTCGACCACGAGCAGTGCCTCGGCGCGATCGGCTCGACCGGCACGACCGCCGCCAACGCCATCGCCCGCGACGCCGACCTGGTGATCGGTATCGGAACGCGGTACTCCGACTTCACGACGGCCAGCCGCACCGCGTTCGCCGCGGACGGCGTCCGGTTCGTGAACGTGAACGTCGCGCCGATCGACGCGGTGAAACACGCGGGTGTCGCGGTCCGCGCGGACGCGCGGGAGACGCTCGACGCGCTGTTGCCGCTGGTCGTGGGGTACGCGGTCGACCCGGAGTACCGGGAGCAGTACACCCGGCTGGACGCTGACTGGAACGCGCGCGTGCGCCAGGCCTACGACGCCGACGAGCTGACGCAGAGTGCGGTCATCGGCGCTGTGAACGACCTGTCCGACCCGCGTGACGTCGTCGTGTGCGCCGCCGGATCGATGCCCGGTGACCTGCACAAACTGTGGCAGGTGCGGGACCCGAAGGGCTACCACGTCGAGTACGGCTACTCGTGCATGGGCTACGAGATCGCCGGTGGCCTGGGGGTGGCGCTGGCCTGCCCGGACCGGGACGTGTTCGTGCTCGTCGGGGACGGGTCCTACTTGATGATGGCGACCGAACTGGTCACCGCACTCCAAGAAGGCCTCAAGGTCATCGTCGTTCTGGTCCAGAACTACGGCTTCGCGTCGATCGGGGCGCTGTCGGAGTCGCTCGGCTCGCAGCGCTTCGGCACCCGCTACCGCTACCGCACGAAGACCGGCCGGCTCGACGGTGACCTGCTCGCGATCGACCTCGCCGCGAACGCCGCCAGCCTCGGCGTCGACGTCGTCCGGGTCACCGATCGCGCCGGGCTGGCCGACGCGATCGCCGCCGCGAAGGCGTCCCCGGCCAGCACGGTCATCCACGTGGAGACCGACCCGTTGGCGGGCGGCGCCCCGGACTCCGAGTCCTGGTGGGACGTCCCGGTCAGCGAGGTCTCGTCACTGGAGTCGACCCGCACCGCTTATCAGACCTACACCGAGCACAAGGCCACTCAGCGCCCGTACCTGCGGCCCTCGAAGGACCTCTCATGA
- a CDS encoding sugar phosphate isomerase/epimerase family protein produces MITIGSAPDSWGVWFADDPAQTPADRFFTEVKAAGYDWIELGPYGYLPKDPVALQEALEAHGLRVSAGTVFSALHRPDSWDAVWQQVTDVASLTRAVGGQHIVVIPDLYRHHKTGENLESPTLTAEQWRKLTTDTDELGRRILEEYGLHVQFHSHADSHVGYQRDIERFLADTDPRYVNLCLDTGHVAYYGGDSLELIRRYPERIGYLHLKQVDPEIAKQVEAEDLVFPEAVRRGVMCEPPNGVPDLGAVLDAVGTLDRDLYAIVEQDMYPCEPERPLPIARRTHTYLAGCSGAPISLGSPS; encoded by the coding sequence ATGATCACGATAGGTTCTGCTCCTGACTCCTGGGGCGTCTGGTTCGCCGACGACCCGGCACAGACCCCGGCCGATCGCTTCTTCACCGAGGTGAAAGCCGCCGGCTACGACTGGATCGAATTAGGACCGTACGGCTACCTGCCGAAGGACCCGGTCGCGCTGCAGGAGGCTCTGGAGGCCCACGGGCTGCGGGTCTCGGCGGGCACGGTGTTCTCCGCGCTGCACCGCCCGGACTCCTGGGACGCGGTGTGGCAGCAGGTCACCGACGTCGCGTCGCTCACCAGGGCGGTCGGCGGGCAGCACATCGTCGTCATCCCGGACCTCTACCGGCACCACAAGACCGGCGAGAACCTGGAGAGTCCGACGCTCACCGCCGAGCAGTGGCGGAAGCTCACGACCGACACCGACGAACTCGGCCGCCGGATCCTGGAGGAGTACGGGCTGCACGTCCAGTTCCACTCGCACGCCGACAGCCACGTCGGCTACCAGCGGGACATCGAGCGGTTCCTCGCCGACACCGACCCGCGGTACGTGAACCTCTGCCTGGACACCGGGCACGTGGCCTACTACGGCGGCGACAGCCTGGAGCTGATCCGGCGCTATCCGGAGCGCATCGGGTACCTGCACCTCAAGCAGGTCGACCCGGAGATCGCGAAGCAGGTGGAGGCCGAGGATCTGGTGTTCCCGGAGGCCGTGCGGCGGGGCGTGATGTGTGAGCCGCCGAACGGCGTCCCCGATCTGGGCGCGGTGCTCGACGCGGTCGGGACGCTCGACCGCGACCTGTACGCGATCGTCGAGCAGGACATGTACCCCTGCGAGCCGGAGCGACCGCTGCCGATCGCGCGCCGCACCCACACCTACCTGGCCGGTTGCAGCGGAGCGCCGATCTCGCTCGGGAGCCCGTCGTGA
- a CDS encoding Gfo/Idh/MocA family protein has product MSALRVAVLGVGVMGSYHAEALAGRISHARVTVVSDADTARAERVAKSVDARVEADPFAAIAADDVDAVVIASPGPAHEAQVLACLDRRIPVLCEKPLTTDIATAYRIVQREAELDAPLVQLGFMRRFDAEYAGLRALVASGELGAPLLLHCVHRNPAQTDTFDSEMMMRDSVVHEADVARFLLGEEIVAVSVKRPQATSLAPTGVSDPMLVLMETASGRLVDVEIFVRTGVAYEVRTELVAEHGSAMIGLDQGLLVRRAGGAWGGQLAGGFVERFAAAYDTELHRWVQAARHGTIDGPGTWDGYAAVAVCEAGVEAVRSGERVPVRLGTRPVRVAA; this is encoded by the coding sequence GTGAGCGCCCTGCGGGTCGCCGTGCTCGGCGTCGGGGTGATGGGCAGCTACCACGCCGAGGCGCTGGCCGGGCGGATCTCGCACGCCCGCGTCACCGTGGTCAGCGACGCCGACACCGCGCGCGCCGAGCGCGTCGCCAAGTCCGTGGACGCCCGGGTGGAGGCCGATCCGTTCGCCGCGATCGCCGCCGACGACGTGGACGCGGTCGTGATCGCGTCGCCGGGGCCCGCGCACGAGGCGCAGGTGCTGGCCTGCCTGGACCGGCGCATCCCGGTGCTCTGCGAGAAGCCGCTGACCACCGACATCGCGACCGCGTACCGGATCGTCCAACGCGAGGCCGAGCTGGACGCGCCCCTGGTGCAGCTCGGTTTCATGCGGCGGTTCGACGCCGAGTACGCCGGGCTGCGCGCGCTCGTGGCCTCGGGTGAGCTCGGGGCGCCGCTGCTGCTGCACTGCGTCCACCGCAATCCCGCGCAGACCGACACGTTCGACTCCGAGATGATGATGCGGGACTCGGTCGTGCATGAGGCCGACGTCGCCCGCTTCCTCCTCGGTGAGGAGATCGTCGCGGTGTCGGTGAAGCGCCCGCAGGCCACGTCGCTGGCGCCGACGGGCGTGAGTGACCCGATGCTCGTGCTGATGGAGACCGCGTCCGGCCGGCTGGTCGATGTCGAGATCTTCGTCCGTACCGGGGTGGCCTACGAGGTCCGGACCGAGCTGGTCGCCGAGCACGGCAGCGCGATGATCGGGCTCGACCAGGGTCTGCTGGTCCGGCGTGCGGGTGGCGCCTGGGGCGGGCAGCTGGCCGGTGGTTTCGTGGAGCGGTTCGCCGCCGCGTACGACACCGAGTTGCACCGCTGGGTGCAGGCCGCGCGGCACGGCACGATCGACGGGCCGGGGACCTGGGACGGGTATGCCGCGGTCGCGGTGTGCGAGGCCGGGGTCGAGGCGGTGCGCAGCGGTGAGCGGGTTCCGGTGCGTCTCGGTACCCGTCCGGTGCGCGTAGCGGCGTAA
- a CDS encoding PfkB family carbohydrate kinase translates to MPTVYSLESILVDVAIEVPSLPERGGDVLATASRTHAGGGFNLVAAVARQGVRSVYAAPYGGGRYGDVIRAALATEGVAWTAAPRTGDSGFTVALVEPDGERTFVTMAGVEAAVTDDDLAAITPLPGDAVVVSGYDLAYPGSGPVLAGWLTGLPDGVLVTLDPGPLVAEIPPERLRRVLPRLDILTLNQREARLLSGAASAGADLLAAVRPLVPAALTIVREGADGCVASGGPLGDRVVAVPAPVVPAVDTTGAGDAHTGVLLAGLVTGHPVDDVLVDAVHAAAVSVRHVGSATCPTRAELDAAYPERHRVRT, encoded by the coding sequence GTGCCGACCGTCTACTCGCTGGAGAGCATCCTCGTCGACGTCGCGATCGAGGTGCCGAGCTTGCCCGAACGCGGTGGCGACGTCCTCGCCACCGCGTCGCGCACCCACGCGGGTGGCGGATTCAACCTGGTCGCGGCGGTTGCTCGGCAGGGCGTCCGCAGCGTCTACGCGGCACCGTACGGCGGCGGTCGCTACGGCGACGTGATCCGGGCCGCGCTGGCCACGGAGGGCGTCGCGTGGACCGCCGCGCCACGAACCGGCGACTCCGGCTTCACGGTGGCGCTGGTCGAACCGGACGGCGAGCGGACGTTCGTCACGATGGCGGGCGTCGAGGCCGCGGTCACCGACGACGACCTGGCCGCGATCACACCGCTCCCCGGCGACGCCGTCGTCGTGTCCGGATACGACCTGGCCTACCCCGGGAGCGGGCCGGTGCTCGCCGGCTGGCTCACCGGCCTGCCGGACGGCGTCCTGGTGACGCTGGACCCGGGGCCGCTGGTCGCCGAGATCCCGCCGGAGCGCCTGCGCCGCGTGCTGCCCCGGCTCGACATCCTGACGCTCAACCAGCGGGAGGCGCGGCTGCTCAGCGGTGCCGCGTCGGCGGGTGCGGACCTGCTCGCGGCCGTCCGCCCGCTCGTGCCCGCCGCGCTGACGATCGTCCGTGAGGGTGCGGACGGCTGCGTGGCGTCCGGTGGGCCGCTCGGCGACCGCGTGGTCGCGGTTCCTGCCCCGGTGGTCCCGGCCGTCGACACGACCGGCGCCGGTGACGCCCATACCGGGGTGCTGCTCGCCGGCCTGGTGACCGGTCACCCGGTGGACGACGTACTCGTGGACGCCGTCCACGCGGCCGCGGTGTCGGTGCGGCACGTCGGCTCGGCGACGTGCCCGACCCGCGCCGAACTCGACGCGGCCTACCCCGAACGCCACCGAGTCCGCACCTAA
- a CDS encoding MFS transporter, translated as MTAAVPAVRFRVPVPRVRTPSPRRQFAAVATIFALDGAVFGTWAARIPDVSDRVGTTHAALGSALFCLSLGALVSMRLTGRWCARYGAGRVSAVAAALTAVSLVLPGLCTGLAPLGVALGVFGAGTGAANVAANSLGVHLGQTQRRPVMSALHAGFSFGGLAGALLGGLASAVLSVPVHFVLVAAVGVTLAAGLAPVLAGMDSAGTSSGSEPPAEREPSSRGPIVLLVLLGTIAGSTAFAEGALSDWGALHLRETLHAGPALAAGGYAAFCLAMGCGRLAGARWVVRYGDTRVLVVGSVVAGIGATAAAHSPDPALAIGGFVLVGLGLANVFPLVIGRAGLVAGPRGVALASTVGYSGLLGGPPVVGFLAAHAGLPAALSAITALALVAAALCVVVAVELPDATTVAAALRSRARAGVAVTADRLGAAVGDLALLLDHTDHAVLTDQAKPLRGAAPAQAPAPAPAKAPDPAQAPAPAPAPAKAPDPAQAPAPAPAPAKAPDPAQAPAQAPAQALAPAPAKAPALAKAPAPAPAPAVRPYPGLEALVP; from the coding sequence GTGACCGCTGCCGTGCCGGCAGTGCGGTTCCGCGTGCCCGTACCGCGTGTCCGTACGCCTTCGCCACGTCGGCAGTTCGCCGCCGTCGCCACGATCTTCGCCCTGGACGGTGCCGTGTTCGGCACCTGGGCAGCCCGCATCCCGGACGTCAGCGACCGGGTCGGCACGACGCACGCCGCGTTGGGCTCCGCGCTGTTCTGCCTCTCGCTCGGAGCGCTGGTCAGCATGCGTCTCACCGGACGCTGGTGCGCCCGATACGGGGCCGGACGGGTGAGCGCGGTCGCTGCCGCGCTGACCGCCGTCTCCCTGGTGCTTCCGGGGCTCTGCACCGGACTGGCGCCGCTGGGCGTCGCCCTGGGCGTGTTCGGCGCCGGCACCGGCGCCGCGAACGTCGCCGCGAACAGCCTCGGCGTCCACCTCGGACAAACCCAGCGTCGCCCGGTGATGTCCGCGCTGCATGCCGGGTTCAGCTTCGGCGGCCTCGCCGGGGCGTTGCTCGGCGGGCTGGCGTCCGCGGTGTTGTCGGTGCCGGTCCACTTCGTCCTGGTCGCGGCGGTGGGCGTCACGCTCGCCGCCGGGCTAGCGCCGGTGCTGGCCGGCATGGACTCGGCCGGGACGTCGAGCGGCTCCGAGCCGCCCGCAGAGCGCGAACCGTCCTCCCGCGGGCCGATCGTCCTGCTCGTGTTGCTCGGGACCATCGCGGGCAGCACCGCGTTCGCCGAGGGCGCGCTGTCGGACTGGGGAGCGCTGCACCTCCGCGAGACCCTGCACGCCGGCCCGGCGCTGGCCGCCGGTGGGTACGCCGCGTTCTGCCTCGCGATGGGGTGCGGGCGGCTCGCCGGGGCACGCTGGGTGGTGCGGTACGGCGACACCCGGGTCCTCGTGGTCGGGTCGGTGGTGGCCGGGATCGGCGCCACCGCAGCCGCGCACTCGCCCGATCCGGCGCTCGCGATCGGCGGCTTCGTCCTCGTCGGGCTCGGCCTCGCGAACGTGTTCCCGCTCGTCATCGGACGCGCGGGGCTCGTCGCCGGGCCCCGTGGCGTCGCGCTCGCCTCGACGGTCGGGTACAGCGGGCTGCTCGGCGGTCCGCCCGTCGTGGGATTCCTCGCCGCGCATGCCGGGCTCCCGGCCGCGCTCTCGGCGATCACCGCGCTGGCGCTGGTCGCCGCGGCGCTGTGCGTCGTCGTGGCGGTCGAGCTGCCGGACGCGACGACGGTCGCGGCCGCGCTGCGGTCGCGTGCCCGCGCGGGGGTGGCGGTGACCGCCGACCGCCTGGGCGCGGCGGTCGGCGACCTCGCGCTCCTGCTCGATCACACCGACCATGCGGTCCTCACCGACCAGGCCAAGCCCCTACGCGGCGCGGCACCAGCGCAGGCCCCGGCCCCGGCCCCGGCCAAGGCCCCGGACCCGGCGCAGGCCCCGGCCCCGGCCCCGGCCCCGGCCAAGGCCCCGGACCCGGCGCAGGCCCCGGCCCCGGCCCCGGCCCCGGCCAAGGCCCCGGACCCGGCGCAGGCTCCGGCGCAGGCCCCGGCGCAGGCCTTGGCCCCAGCCCCGGCCAAGGCCCCGGCCCTGGCCAAGGCCCCGGCTCCGGCTCCGGCTCCGGCCGTGCGGCCGTATCCGGGGCTGGAAGCCCTCGTCCCGTGA